The segment GGGTATTAATATCTATGAACAGAATAATAAGGTTTGTTCCGATGATCAATACGGTAAAAACCTACTCTGGCAAGCTGTTTCGTGCAGATTTTGTAGCTGCGCTTTCAACGCTTGTCGTAACGATCCCGCAGTGCATGGCATGTGCCTTGATTATAGGGATTGATCCGGTAATTGGATTATACACTGCGGTAGTTTCGATTATAATCTCATCGATTTTTGGCAGCTCAGAATTTTTAATTACCGGGCCAACAAATGCAATAGGGCTTATGATAGCTATGGCTGTTGGAAAAATCATTCCTGGTATAACAGATGAAGCATTGAGGCTGCCAGAAACACTCCAAATTTTATGCCTAATGACTTTGATAGTAGGCATTATACAAATTTTATTCAGCGTTTTTAAAATTGGCAAGTTACTGGACTTTGTCTCCCATTCCGTTATGCTAGGCTTTACTACAGGCGCGGGGCTTTTAATAGGACTGAGCCAGTTAAACTCGTGGTTTGGGATAACTATTGCAAACTCAAATGAAATGATGCCTTATGAAAAACTTTGGCATATGGTAGAGCAGATAGGCCAAACGAATTTTTATTCGTTAGCATGCGGAGCATTTGTAATAATTGTTATTCTTTTAATGAAAAAGTTCTTGCCGAAGTTCCCTGGGCCATTCATTGCTATGATAGCCTCTGCCGGTATAGTGTATATTATGATGCAGACTGGAACGATACCATCGGACTCTATAAAACTTACACAGGAGATAACAGAAGCGCTACCTTCCTTTGCACTACCTAATTTCAGCTTTATTACTAATGGGGCGATGTGGTCTTCATCTCTTGCTGTTGCTATTATTGCCTTAATAGAGGCAATTGCTATTTCAAAAGCACTGGCGATAAAAAGCGGAGTTAAAGTCGATGTAAACCAGGA is part of the Eubacteriales bacterium genome and harbors:
- a CDS encoding SulP family inorganic anion transporter encodes the protein MNRIIRFVPMINTVKTYSGKLFRADFVAALSTLVVTIPQCMACALIIGIDPVIGLYTAVVSIIISSIFGSSEFLITGPTNAIGLMIAMAVGKIIPGITDEALRLPETLQILCLMTLIVGIIQILFSVFKIGKLLDFVSHSVMLGFTTGAGLLIGLSQLNSWFGITIANSNEMMPYEKLWHMVEQIGQTNFYSLACGAFVIIVILLMKKFLPKFPGPFIAMIASAGIVYIMMQTGTIPSDSIKLTQEITEALPSFALPNFSFITNGAMWSSSLAVAIIALIEAIAISKALAIKSGVKVDVNQEFMAQGFANVGASFFKGIVSSGSFSKTATNYQSGAKTRMAALFTGFLLMLTLVFFKGYAHYIPTPALSGVMMVIAYYLIDVKEIKKQFKMGGADLIVAIVTFAATLIADLDQAVFVGVGLSLILYLKDSNRVTMKTLVPSERFPGQFKERKADWILTHKADILVVQFEGNLYFGVANDMEEKMEALLGRAHGFLLRMKRVNNIDLTAIESIKHFIIAAKQAGDLVVISGLKPRIHAMLKKGDIVDLVGEENLFFSEEYMLQSSNAALIRLRDIVKEKKENL